The nucleotide window TGGAGAGCACGTCCCGGCTCGCCTGGTGCGCTTCCTCGCTCAGGCCCGGCCCTTCCTGGCCGAACAGGAGCAGACAGCGCCGCGGAAGATCGTAGGTCTCCAGCGGAACCGAATCCGGGAAGTTGTCGATGCCCAGCAGCGGCACATCGTTCTCGGCGCACCAGCTGAGCAGGTCGTCGACGCTCGGGTGGTGGATGACGTGCTGGTATTTGTCGGTGACCATCGCGCCCCGCCGGTTCCAGCGGCGCTTGCCGACGATGTGCACGGCCGCAGCGTTGAAGGCGTTCGCGGTGCGGACCACGGAGCCGATGTTGAGATCGTGCTGCCAGTTCTCGACCCCGACGTGGAAGTCGTGCCGGGTGGCATCGAGGTCGGCCACGATCGCGTCGTGCTTCCAGTACCGGTACCGGTCGACGACATTGCGCCGGTCGCCTTCGCGCAGCAGCTCGGGATCGAAATGCTCCCCCACAGGCCAGGGGCCGGTCCACGGACCGACCCCCACCTGCGGCTGAGCGTTCTCAGTCACTTGTCGTCGCGGGAATCATCCGCCGACGTCGCGTCCTTCTCATCCTTGGCGGCAGGCGATTTCTCATCCTTGGCGCCAGTCGACTTCTTCGCGGCAGAAGACTTCTCGGCTGCCGCCGACTTCTTCGCGGCAGAGCCCTTCGCCGAGGCGGCTGTGGGTTTCGCCGAGGCGGCCGCGGACTTCGCGTCGCCCGCAGACGAATCGTCTGCATCGTCCGAATCGGCAACCGCATCGTCCGAGTCCGAATCCGAACCCGCACCCGCGTCATCCGCGTCGTCCTTCTTCGCGGACACCGATCCGGCGCCGACCTTCTGCGCCCGCTTGCTCATCTTCACGGTCTTGCCGCCGCGTCCGCCTCCGGCGAGCACCGAGCGCACATAGGCGCCGGAAGCCAAGGCGTGGAGGATGACTGCGACCACCAGCGCGATGGCGGCGGCGACAAGTCCCTCCCACCATTCGGTCTGACCGGCGAACGAACGTCCGGCGATGCCCAGCGGGGAGGTGAACGGAGTCCAGGACAGCACCTTCGCGGTCGTGCCCGAGGCTCCGATGATGACCGGGGCGAAGAAACCGGCGACGGTGATGATGCCGACGATCGTCACGAACGTCGTGCGCGCCTTGGACCCGACGACCGTCGAAGCCCAGACGAGGAGCGCAAAGACCGACCATGCGGTCAGCAGCAGAGTGAGCGCGAACCAGCCCAATCCCGGCAGCATGGCGAAGGCCAGGGAGGTCTTGCCCGACAGCGAGAGGCCGAGCTCGACGACGACAGCGGCAACAATGAGGTGCACGACGACCAGGGACAGCATCCCCGTGATCCGTCCCGAAGCGGCCGAGCGCGGCGGGATCGTGGCCGCGATGATCTCGGTGATCCGGTTGCGCTTCTCCAGGCGCAGATTCTGATACAGCGCGGTGCCCAAGGTCGCGACGACGAGGAGGGCGAAGGCGACCATGCCCCACAGCAGAGGCGTGGCCACCGTGCCTTCGACGGCCGGGGTCTTCAGCAGCGTCGCCTCGGTCTTCGGGGCCAGCTTCTCCAAGAGCGCTTCGGGCTGCTCGTCGAGGGCGATGATCGTCGGCTGGGCCTGACCGGAGGGGTCCTGGATGAACGCCGCATCGACCTTGCCCTCACGCACGAGCTTCTCGGCCGCCTGCGTGTCCTTGGCGTCGGTGATCTTCACGCCCAGCTGCTGTTCGTACATCTGGGCCTGCTCGCCGACTCCCACCATCGCCATGGTCGGGGTGCCCGATTCCTTCTGCGCATCGGCGACGATGCCGCTGATGATCGCGGCCAGCACACCGAGGATGATCACAGCGGCGGTGACGAGGAAGTAGGGACTGCGCATCGCCGAAGTGGATTCGCGGTTCGACACCAGCCAGGCGGCCTGGCGGTTGCCGACGTCGACGAATTCGGAGACCAGCCCGGTCTCCGGCAGCTCATCGGGGTCGGGGGTGTCCTCGGCGAGTTCGAAGGGAACATCGTCGAGTCCGGCCGTCGATGCGGATTCCTCCGAATCCTCCGCCGGCACCTTCCCCTTCACGGATTCCTTGCCCTTCGCCGAGGCGGCCGCCCCCTTCGCGTCGCCATCCGCGGAATCGTCGGCGTCCACCTCGGTGGTGTCGTCCTCGGTCACCTCGATATCGTCATCAGCGGGGATGCCGAGATCGTCGATGCCTTCACCGGCAGTGCCCTTCGACACGAGCGGTTCCGGGGACTCGTCGTTCGCACCTTTGTCCTTGCGCGCCATTACAGAGCCTCCTTGTACTGCTCGGCCAGTGTCGGGCGGACACTTTCGAAGTTCTTCACATTGCTCAGCCCTGCCACAGCTGCGGCGGCGGTCTTCGCGTCATCGGCGCGGAAGCTCACGACGGAGTTCCCGCCGCGGGGCGTGCTCACATCATTGATTCCGGTCCGGGATCTCAAGGCGGACTCGGCCGCCTCGGCGTCGCTGGTCTCCACTCGGTAGCGCGGGGTGCCGAGCAGCTTCTCCACGCTGCCGGACGCAGTGACCTTGCCCTGGCTGAGCACGATGACGTCATCGGCGAAGGTCTGTGCGGCCTCCCAGTCGTCGGTGGCCAGAATGACCGGCACCCCCGAGGAGGCGTGTGCTCGCAGCAGCGACATCACCAGTCGCAGCGAGGCCGCATCGAGTCCGGCGAAGGCGTCGTCGAGGACGACGACGTCCGGGTCGGCGGCCAGCGTCGCGGCGATGTCGACGCGCGCGATCTCGGCACCGGAGAGGTTCTTCAGGGGCGCGTAGCCGCGGTCGGCGAGTTCGAGGTGCGAGAGCAGAGTCAGCGCATTGCGTTCGGCCGCGCCCAGGGTGATCCCGTGCAGGCGGGCGAGGTAGACGATCTGATCGATCACACGCATGTTCGGGTAGCCGCCGCGTTCGGCGGGCAGGTAGCCGAAGTTCTGCCGGTCACCGAAGTCGAGTTCGAAGTCCTCGAGTTCGACGGTGCCCTCGTCAGCGGCGATGAGCCCCATGATGACGCGCACCAGTTCGGTGCGGCCCGCCGATCGGGTTCCTACGATCGCGGTGATCCGGCCCGCTTTCGCGGTGAAACTCACCTCGTCCAGATACGTCCGCTTTCCCTTGCGCAGGGAAACCTCTTTCAGTGTGAGCACGCGTCTTCCTTACTGTTACATCAGGCGATACTAAGGGAGTTTCTCATCTATCGTGTTGAAATGAGAGACATGTTTCAAACCACATCCTCGATTTCGACTGAATTGCCAGTCGAGTCCCAGGTCGTGATCGGTGGACCGCAACTGCGCCGAGGAGCGCAAGCCCCACTTCGCCGAGGCGGCCCTCAGTCGAGTCCGAGATCCTTCGTCGTCAGCGCGGTGAGGTACGGGATGCCGGTGGCTTCGACCCGTTCCTTGGCGCCGGTGTCACGGTCCATGACCACGGCCACGGCGACCACCTCGGCGCCGGCTTCCTTGAGTGCTTCGACCGCGGTGAGCACGGATCCGCCCGTCGTCGAGGTGTCTTCCACGGCGACGACGCGCTTGCCTTTGACGTCGGGGCCTTCGACCCGACGCGACATTCCGTGTTTCTTCGCCTCCTTGCGGACGACGAAGGAGTCGACCGGGGTGCCGCGGACCACGGAGCGGTGCATGACTGCTGTGCCGACGGGATCGGCGCCCATGGTCAGGCCGCCGACGGCGTCGACCTTGTCCAGCAGGTCGTGGGAGTCGAGCAGATCGAGCACCACGTCACCGATGAGCGGAGCCGAACGGTGGTCGAGGGTGACCCGACGCAGGTCGAGGTAGTAGTCGGCCTCTCTGCCGGAGGAGAGGGTCACTTTGCCGCGCACCACGGCAAGTTCGTCGATGAGGTCGAGCAGTTGTCGGCGAGTGTCTGCGCTGTCGGTCATGGTCTCCAGTCTAATGCGCAGGCTGCAGGCGGCCATTCAGGGCCATCCCAGCGACCGGCGACCGCGGGTCGAGGATCGGCCGGTCCTGCGGTGAGCAGCAAAGCAATCGGTCAGTCCTGCCGTGGGCGCACGCCTGCGGCACGGCGAAAAATCGATCTGAGATTCTGCGTGAGGATTCGGTCCGGGCTGCGTCTGTACCGATGTCATAAAGAATCAACACAGGTTGGCACTTTCGGCATACGCAAGTTGTACAGTGTCAACAGCACCGTGCAATCCGGCCAGTCAAGTGTCTCAGAAAGGACGTGAGCAACATGGGTTTCATCGCATATCTCATCCTCGGACTCATCGCCGGAGCCATCGCTAAGGCAATTCTGCCCGGCAAGCAGGGCGGCGGCATCATCGCCACCCTCATCCTCGGCGTCATCGGAGCAATGCTGGGCGGTTGGCTCGGCGGCATGATCTTCGGCGTCCAGATGGATGCGTTCTTCTCGCTGTCGTCGTGGCTGTGCGCCATCGGCGGTTCGCTGATCGTACTCATCATCTGGGGCCTCATCACCGGACGGTCGAAGAAGACGGCCGCCTGAATCGTCTCGGGCAGAGCGTACTTCTGCCCGAGCAGCACCCGCCGACACGGCACAGGAACCGAAACGGCACACAAAAAGGCGAATAGCTCAGGGTAGAAACTGGGCTATTCGCCTTTTTGTGTGCCGCAACGCCATTCGGCCGCAAGGGTACCTGGCCGCACCCGGACCTCAGCGGCCGCGGCTGACGATGCGCACGTCGATGTCGATGTCTCCGACGGGCCCGTCGACAGCGGCCTGCAGGTCGACGGCGATGACTGCGTAGAGCTCATCGACGATCTCGGACACCGACCGGCTGTCATCGAGGTGCGCGTCGACGCGCACATTCCAGCCGCCGGACGTGCGATCGACGTCGACGGTGGGTGGATCGTCGGCGGGTCGGCGCATCACGCGTGCGGCAGCGGTGGCGACCCTGTCGCGCAGCCCGGGTGCCAGACCGGTGACCCCGTCGACGCCGGTGACGGACTTGGTGAGTCGGTCCGAGACCCGGGTTCCGTCGAATCCCGGCGCACCTGCGCTCGATGCGGTACCTGCGCCCGGCCCCGTACCTGTCTTCGGCTCAGTCATCCGCGGCCTCCTTGTCAACGCCTTCACCGTCTCCGCCGCCGTCACCGCCGTCACCGTCGTCGTCGAGGAAGACGTCGTCGGCGGTGATGTCGATTCTGTTCGCGGGGATCCCCAACT belongs to Brevibacterium spongiae and includes:
- a CDS encoding TrmH family RNA methyltransferase, with the translated sequence MTENAQPQVGVGPWTGPWPVGEHFDPELLREGDRRNVVDRYRYWKHDAIVADLDATRHDFHVGVENWQHDLNIGSVVRTANAFNAAAVHIVGKRRWNRRGAMVTDKYQHVIHHPSVDDLLSWCAENDVPLLGIDNFPDSVPLETYDLPRRCLLLFGQEGPGLSEEAHQASRDVLSIAQYGSTRSMNAAAAAAITMHSWVRRHVFDQPVG
- a CDS encoding ABC transporter permease; protein product: MARKDKGANDESPEPLVSKGTAGEGIDDLGIPADDDIEVTEDDTTEVDADDSADGDAKGAAASAKGKESVKGKVPAEDSEESASTAGLDDVPFELAEDTPDPDELPETGLVSEFVDVGNRQAAWLVSNRESTSAMRSPYFLVTAAVIILGVLAAIISGIVADAQKESGTPTMAMVGVGEQAQMYEQQLGVKITDAKDTQAAEKLVREGKVDAAFIQDPSGQAQPTIIALDEQPEALLEKLAPKTEATLLKTPAVEGTVATPLLWGMVAFALLVVATLGTALYQNLRLEKRNRITEIIAATIPPRSAASGRITGMLSLVVVHLIVAAVVVELGLSLSGKTSLAFAMLPGLGWFALTLLLTAWSVFALLVWASTVVGSKARTTFVTIVGIITVAGFFAPVIIGASGTTAKVLSWTPFTSPLGIAGRSFAGQTEWWEGLVAAAIALVVAVILHALASGAYVRSVLAGGGRGGKTVKMSKRAQKVGAGSVSAKKDDADDAGAGSDSDSDDAVADSDDADDSSAGDAKSAAASAKPTAASAKGSAAKKSAAAEKSSAAKKSTGAKDEKSPAAKDEKDATSADDSRDDK
- a CDS encoding ABC transporter ATP-binding protein; translated protein: MLTLKEVSLRKGKRTYLDEVSFTAKAGRITAIVGTRSAGRTELVRVIMGLIAADEGTVELEDFELDFGDRQNFGYLPAERGGYPNMRVIDQIVYLARLHGITLGAAERNALTLLSHLELADRGYAPLKNLSGAEIARVDIAATLAADPDVVVLDDAFAGLDAASLRLVMSLLRAHASSGVPVILATDDWEAAQTFADDVIVLSQGKVTASGSVEKLLGTPRYRVETSDAEAAESALRSRTGINDVSTPRGGNSVVSFRADDAKTAAAAVAGLSNVKNFESVRPTLAEQYKEAL
- the pyrE gene encoding orotate phosphoribosyltransferase, translating into MTDSADTRRQLLDLIDELAVVRGKVTLSSGREADYYLDLRRVTLDHRSAPLIGDVVLDLLDSHDLLDKVDAVGGLTMGADPVGTAVMHRSVVRGTPVDSFVVRKEAKKHGMSRRVEGPDVKGKRVVAVEDTSTTGGSVLTAVEALKEAGAEVVAVAVVMDRDTGAKERVEATGIPYLTALTTKDLGLD
- a CDS encoding GlsB/YeaQ/YmgE family stress response membrane protein codes for the protein MGFIAYLILGLIAGAIAKAILPGKQGGGIIATLILGVIGAMLGGWLGGMIFGVQMDAFFSLSSWLCAIGGSLIVLIIWGLITGRSKKTAA